Proteins encoded together in one Falco peregrinus isolate bFalPer1 chromosome 2, bFalPer1.pri, whole genome shotgun sequence window:
- the MED28 gene encoding mediator of RNA polymerase II transcription subunit 28, with the protein MAGALSGMFTNQPPGPPPPPGPPGGPGPPGLIPPPTGPRNPNNTLVDELEASFEACFASLVSQDYVNGTDQEEIRTGVDQCIQKFLDVARQTECFFLQKRLQLSVQKPEQVIKEDVSELRNELQRKEALIQKHLSKLRQWQQVLEDISVQHKKPAEMPQGPLAYLEQASANIPAPMKQT; encoded by the exons ATGGCGGGCGCGCTGAGCGGCATGTTCACTAACCAGCCtccggggccgccgccgccgccggggcctCCCGGCGGGCCTGGCCCGCCTGGCCTCATCCCGCCTCCGACAGGGCCGCGCAACCCCAACAACACGCTCGTGGACGAGCTGGAGGCGTCGTTCGAG GCCTGCTTCGCCTCGCTGGTGAGCCAGGACTACGTGAACGGCACGGACCAGGAGGAGATCCGCACCG GTGTTGATCAGTGCATCCAGAAGTTTCTGGATGTTGCAAGACAAACAGAGTgcttttttctacaaaaaagaCTGCAGCTGTCAGTCCAGAAACCAGAGCAAGTAATTAAAGAG GATGTTTCAGAATTAAGAAATgaattgcagagaaaagaaGCATTAATTCAGAAGCATTTGAGTAAATTGCGACAATGGCAACAGGTCCTGGAAGATATCAGTGTACAGCACAAAAAGCCTGCAGAAATGCCTCAGGGTCCATTAGCTTACCTAGAACAAGCATCTGCTAATATTCCTGCTCCAATGAAGCAAACATGA